The DNA region GCATAAAGTGATACTCACCATTTAATCAACGGAGTTAAATCATGAAAAAATCAATGAACACATTTACTTTAGCGTCAGTTATCTCATTAACTTTATTATCGCCATTGGCGTTTGCGGATGACGATATCCAAGAAATTGAAGCAATCTCTAAAGAGTTAGGTCTAATTACATTAGAACAGGCCAAAGCAAAGGCGCTTGCTGCAAAACCGGGTGCCGTCGAGGATGCTGATCTTGAAAATAGAAAGTTTGGTAAGGGTTGGGATTACGAGTTTGAAATTGTTGATGCTGATGGGCG from Methylotenera sp. L2L1 includes:
- a CDS encoding PepSY domain-containing protein; the protein is MKKSMNTFTLASVISLTLLSPLAFADDDIQEIEAISKELGLITLEQAKAKALAAKPGAVEDADLENRKFGKGWDYEFEIVDADGREWEVLVDAKTGAVRDVSQEWF